Proteins from a single region of Geothrix sp. PMB-07:
- the miaA gene encoding tRNA (adenosine(37)-N6)-dimethylallyltransferase MiaA, with protein MSIVILGPTASGKSALAVAVARHLGGTVVNGDPYQAIEGLAIGTGQPDAAERGGVPHVGYGALPLSARPNPKDFGQLVRGWLQASHEPVLVTGSGLYLRGIWQQLSDLPPVAPLLVERVRGWAERLGTPRLHRYLAAVDAARAAALHPNDSARVQRALALHLATGRAPSGLLTGPGTGLPPGWRALVVAPTRERQRARVAARVAAQVRAGWRDEVAQLVAAGHGEDLATLRPLGYSNWMAGGDAEAIEAAVVMETQAYAKRQATWFRNQLPEVPTWDPDAELLAAALDRLGLA; from the coding sequence ATGTCCATTGTGATCCTCGGCCCCACCGCTTCCGGCAAATCCGCCCTGGCCGTGGCCGTGGCTCGGCACCTGGGCGGCACCGTGGTGAATGGGGATCCCTACCAGGCCATCGAGGGCCTCGCCATCGGCACGGGGCAGCCCGATGCGGCCGAGCGAGGGGGTGTGCCTCACGTGGGCTATGGCGCGCTGCCACTGTCTGCGCGGCCGAATCCCAAGGATTTTGGTCAGTTGGTGCGCGGCTGGCTCCAGGCCAGCCACGAGCCGGTGCTGGTGACGGGCTCGGGCTTGTACCTGCGGGGCATCTGGCAGCAGCTCAGCGACCTGCCGCCCGTGGCCCCCCTTCTGGTGGAGCGGGTGCGCGGGTGGGCGGAGCGCCTGGGCACGCCCCGCCTGCACCGGTACCTGGCGGCGGTGGATGCGGCGCGGGCAGCCGCCCTCCATCCCAACGACAGCGCCCGGGTGCAGCGGGCCCTGGCTTTGCACTTGGCCACGGGGCGAGCGCCTTCCGGCCTGCTGACCGGCCCTGGGACCGGCCTTCCGCCCGGCTGGCGCGCCCTGGTGGTGGCGCCCACGCGGGAGCGGCAACGGGCCCGGGTGGCGGCGCGCGTGGCCGCCCAGGTGCGCGCCGGCTGGCGCGATGAGGTGGCGCAGCTCGTGGCAGCGGGCCATGGCGAGGATCTGGCCACCCTGCGGCCCCTGGGTTATTCGAATTGGATGGCCGGAGGCGACGCGGAAGCCATCGAAGCCGCCGTGGTGATGGAAACCCAGGCCTATGCCAAGCGGCAGGCCACATGGTTCCGCAATCAGCTGCCCGAAGTGCCCACCTGGGACCCCGATGCGGAACTTTTGGCGGCGGCGCTGGACCGCCTGGGCCTTGCATGA
- a CDS encoding enoyl-CoA hydratase/isomerase family protein, with protein MRPGLPSPATWYEGRTSLDLLRGEAWAWIGLRSGDGLHRLHSDLLVALDRLLVELRWAGIRRLALSGAGWMTGQGHHFSAGADLHEVGALDASSAEPFARRGQRIMNHLLWPGWQSLTVISGVAMGGGCDLALHGQERWAVAANELGKGGLRLAHPAAKHGILTGFGGTVRLPELLGRKGADRLFRGFETWDEQTALQAGAAHRIVAPIGVADHAFEWLDPTGSRR; from the coding sequence ATGAGGCCCGGACTTCCAAGCCCGGCAACCTGGTACGAGGGGCGCACGTCGCTGGACCTCCTGCGCGGTGAAGCCTGGGCCTGGATCGGCCTCCGCTCCGGAGATGGCCTCCACCGTCTGCACAGCGACTTGCTGGTGGCCCTGGACCGCCTCCTGGTGGAGTTGCGCTGGGCGGGCATCCGCCGCTTGGCCCTCAGTGGCGCAGGATGGATGACGGGGCAAGGCCATCACTTCTCCGCCGGGGCCGATCTGCATGAAGTCGGCGCACTGGATGCCAGCTCGGCCGAGCCCTTTGCCCGCCGGGGGCAGCGGATCATGAACCACCTGCTCTGGCCCGGCTGGCAGAGCCTCACGGTGATCTCGGGCGTGGCCATGGGGGGCGGCTGTGATCTGGCGCTGCATGGGCAGGAACGCTGGGCCGTGGCGGCGAATGAGCTCGGGAAAGGCGGATTGCGGCTGGCCCATCCCGCGGCGAAACACGGCATCCTCACGGGCTTTGGCGGCACGGTACGGCTCCCGGAGCTGCTGGGGCGCAAAGGTGCCGATCGCTTGTTCAGGGGTTTTGAAACCTGGGATGAGCAGACCGCGCTGCAGGCTGGTGCCGCCCACCGGATCGTCGCCCCCATCGGTGTGGCGGACCATGCCTTCGAGTGGCTGGATCCTACCGGTTCGCGGCGATGA
- a CDS encoding YIP1 family protein — translation MSKITGPNDALPPEVPDPPPALPPVQSVWAPPPSMAAPSLIPPPLPDEPLRPVPFEDHDTYPTFWSRVGGMFQLVFRNPMELFERVPVTEGLSAPWRFLMLMSIPVFLFMALFFFLIGMGAMFAALEQAGKSDSKMLATLVPVIFGAMLLLMPLFSFLGMVIGGALNHFFLWMWGGLKPGAGTSQSIRAYGYASAFIQLGGIIPYLGILIQLAGLIAVGMGMARMHKTDTWRGICAVLTPLFLACCCAVLLAFSIPAIIAANR, via the coding sequence ATGAGTAAGATCACCGGCCCCAATGACGCCCTGCCGCCGGAGGTTCCTGACCCGCCCCCGGCCCTTCCTCCGGTCCAATCCGTATGGGCGCCGCCACCCTCCATGGCCGCCCCCTCCCTGATTCCGCCGCCCTTGCCGGACGAGCCATTGCGGCCCGTGCCCTTCGAGGATCACGACACCTATCCCACGTTCTGGTCGCGGGTGGGGGGCATGTTTCAGCTGGTATTCCGGAACCCCATGGAGCTCTTCGAGCGGGTGCCCGTGACTGAAGGCCTCAGCGCGCCCTGGCGCTTCCTGATGCTGATGTCGATCCCCGTGTTTCTGTTCATGGCCCTGTTCTTCTTCCTCATCGGGATGGGAGCGATGTTCGCGGCCCTGGAGCAGGCCGGGAAGAGTGACAGCAAGATGCTGGCGACCCTGGTTCCCGTGATCTTCGGAGCCATGCTGCTGCTGATGCCGCTGTTCAGCTTCCTGGGCATGGTCATCGGCGGCGCTCTGAACCACTTCTTCCTCTGGATGTGGGGCGGGCTCAAACCCGGCGCAGGCACCAGCCAGAGCATCCGGGCCTACGGCTATGCCTCTGCCTTCATCCAGCTGGGCGGCATCATCCCCTACCTGGGCATCCTCATCCAGCTGGCCGGCCTCATCGCCGTGGGCATGGGCATGGCTCGCATGCACAAGACCGACACCTGGCGCGGCATCTGCGCGGTGCTGACCCCGCTGTTCCTGGCCTGCTGCTGCGCGGTCCTTCTGGCCTTCAGCATTCCGGCCATCATCGCCGCGAACCGGTAG